The following proteins come from a genomic window of Solwaraspora sp. WMMA2065:
- a CDS encoding helix-turn-helix transcriptional regulator: MPEKADSVGSRIRYWRMRRGGMSQGVLAGLAGVSQPYISQLESGRKSVDRRSTLVAIASALQVTVADLLGQGTEPGDPARDRAGACVPQIWSALIEIEDGERQPPAGSADELAARIARGDQLRAGANYPAMAPMLPGLLRAAAAVGGATLAHVAYLTSTCLRNLGYRHLALNAARIAVAAAEDVEDPAWIGAARFAYTQSLPIESAALAARAADRSLAEVQAGAADERVRQMLGQLHLSAALTSAVTGRVDTARDHLAEAARDAADLGDPADGAGFNGCGFGPTNVGLWEMSIAAEMGEHGRVIELSRTVRPHVLVAAIRHQSYWLDLGRALSASGRRDGEALAAFVQAERAAPAPFALNPLAREAVVAITHRTRRRAVPDELRMLAGRLGIRL; the protein is encoded by the coding sequence ATGCCTGAGAAGGCCGACAGCGTCGGTTCCCGGATCCGGTACTGGCGGATGCGTCGGGGTGGGATGAGCCAAGGTGTTCTCGCGGGCCTGGCCGGTGTCAGCCAGCCGTACATCTCGCAGTTGGAATCCGGTAGAAAGAGCGTTGACCGGCGGTCGACCCTGGTCGCCATCGCGAGTGCTCTTCAGGTGACCGTGGCCGACCTGCTCGGTCAGGGCACCGAGCCGGGAGATCCCGCGCGGGACCGGGCCGGGGCGTGCGTTCCGCAGATCTGGTCGGCGCTGATCGAGATCGAGGACGGCGAGCGGCAGCCTCCGGCCGGCAGCGCCGACGAGCTTGCCGCGCGGATCGCCCGTGGTGACCAGCTCAGGGCGGGCGCGAACTATCCGGCGATGGCTCCGATGCTGCCCGGTCTGCTGCGCGCAGCCGCCGCTGTCGGTGGTGCCACGCTCGCTCATGTCGCCTATCTGACCTCGACCTGTCTGCGGAATCTCGGCTACCGGCATCTCGCGTTGAACGCCGCCCGGATCGCGGTGGCGGCCGCCGAGGACGTCGAGGATCCGGCCTGGATCGGTGCGGCGCGGTTCGCGTACACCCAGAGCCTGCCGATCGAGTCCGCTGCGCTCGCAGCGCGGGCAGCCGACCGGTCGCTGGCCGAGGTGCAGGCCGGCGCCGCCGATGAGCGGGTACGGCAAATGCTCGGCCAGTTGCACCTTTCGGCGGCGCTGACCTCGGCTGTCACCGGTCGGGTAGACACCGCTCGTGATCATCTGGCGGAGGCGGCAAGGGATGCGGCGGACCTCGGGGATCCAGCCGATGGCGCGGGCTTCAACGGCTGCGGTTTCGGGCCGACGAACGTCGGCCTCTGGGAGATGTCGATCGCCGCCGAGATGGGCGAGCACGGCCGGGTCATCGAGCTGTCCCGTACGGTGCGACCGCACGTTCTCGTCGCCGCGATCCGTCACCAGTCCTACTGGTTGGACCTCGGCCGGGCGTTGTCCGCCAGTGGGCGGCGCGACGGCGAGGCGTTGGCTGCGTTCGTCCAGGCCGAGCGGGCTGCGCCGGCGCCGTTCGCATTGAACCCACTCGCCCGCGAGGCAGTCGTCGCGATCACGCACCGTACCCGGCGTCGCGCGGTTCCCGATGAGCTTCGCATGCTGGCCGGCCGACTCGGCATCAGACTGTAG